A genome region from Lytechinus pictus isolate F3 Inbred chromosome 16, Lp3.0, whole genome shotgun sequence includes the following:
- the LOC129284002 gene encoding uncharacterized protein LOC129284002, whose product MAPWLYQLISSVPLLCIVGLTLGYVPVNERPVRIPDRTRPIDRPSPISRYPSRPLSHQPGPSIRSTSTSNFPFLVMAGVNRRLDALEVRNADTEREVDELSVTISEVQDQIEELHTRMSEEHPPQPQAFSELRSANVDLETRVSKLEAENDELRVFLVSFEQFFNRLMSADPAAYDPSDSPPRRLSRLHQYLGNAEAELIDVSRPTLLTSPNVDDVIEQDNVDDVPTTGKIPEVIDHWETVQISVARNQNATGSLNPARKGTPSKVAPRPAPDMTMSSQGVASSRVSPDRGSGVHLSTLEADRLAVALEQLETRNQELTTRLQTLERKSSDEGAFTSQAFGTSSKVNANAVTEELLNKVEILEQVVALQASSLLDDTPTADAVRPRDPGAITGSKVLSARDSSGDGATGRRVSSTSMKQEDVDIMQGVLQEARRSGSSSSRKSAFSVARTTSLLGSNSHQQVEFDHVFVNKGRDFAQRNSTFICERPGYYFITFHLRSYDGLYLGVSLMKNDEIVSAIFTDAHQRNVMEGQSVILHLEPGDALYLLLGPSPDFGLHSNNRKYVTFSGFMIYGGY is encoded by the exons ATGGCGCCCTGGCTTTACCAGCTCATCTCTTCTGTGCCCCTCCTCTGCATCGTCGGCCTCACCCTGGGCTATGTTCCCGTCAACGAGCGACCCGTGCGCATCCCTGATCGGACCCGCCCCATCGACCGCCCATCGCCGATCTCTCGTTATCCCTCAAGGCCGCTATCCCACCAGCCGGGGCCGAGCATCCGGAGCACCTCCACATCCAACTTCCCTTTCCTTGTGATGGCCGGCGTCAACAGACGTCTGGATGCTCTGGAGGTCCGCAACGCGGACACAGAAAGGGAAGTCGACGAGTTGTCAGTGACAATCTCTGAAGTACAAGACCAG ATCGAGGAACTTCATACTAGGATGTCAGAAGAGCACCCTCCACAACCTCAAGCTTTCTCAGAGCTCCGCTCAGCCAATGTGGACCTAGAGACACGCGTATCCAAGCTGGAGGCCGAGAACGATGAGCTTCGAGTGTTCCTTGTATCTTTTGAGCAGTTCTTCAACAGGCTGATGAGTGCTGATCCTGCTGCCTACGATCCCAGTGATTCACCACCAAGGAGACTGTCTAG GCTTCATCAGTATTTGGGCAACGCCGAAGCAGAGCTGATCGATGTCAGCAGACCTACCTTACTGACCTCCCCTAATGTCGACGACGTGATCGAGCAGGATAACGTCGACGACGTCCCGACGACTGGGAAGATTCCGGAGGTCATCGATCACTGGGAAACCGTGCAAATCTCCGTCGCCAGGAATCAAAATGCTACCG GTTCCTTAAACCCCGCCCGAAAAGGGACCCCATCCAAGGTTGCCCCTCGACCTGCTCCAGACATGACCATGTCATCACAAGGAGTAGCCTCCTCAAGGGTGTCTCCAGACAGAGGATCGGGTGTCCATCTCTCGACCCTTGAGGCTGACCGGCTGGCTGTGGCTCTGGAGCAGCTGGAGACCCGAAACCAAGAGCTCACTACACGGCTACAGACCCTTGAGAGGAAATCTTCCGATGAGGGCGCCTTCACCTCTCAAGCCTTTGGAACGTCTTCAAAAGTGAACGCAAATGCTGTCACAGAAGAG CTCCTGAACAAGGTAGAAATTCTCGAGCAAGTGGTTGCGCTCCAAGCATCATCTCTCCTGGACGACACACCTACTGCAGACGCTGTCCGCCCAAGAGATCCGGGAGCAATCACCGGCTCCAAGGTTTTATCAGCGAGGGATTCATCGGGTGATGGAGCCACCGGAAGGAGGGTATCCTCCACCAGCATGAAGCAGGAGGATGTTGATATCATGCAGGGAGTACTGCAGGAGGCCCGTCGGTCTGGATCGTCAT CTTCCAGGAAAAGTGCCTTCTCGGTTGCCAGGACAACGTCTTTGTTAGGCTCAAACAGTCACCAGCAAGTTGAATTCGATCACGTCTTCGTAAACAAGGGGCGGGATTTTGCCCAAAGAAATAGTACATTCATCTGCGAAAGGCCGGGCTACTATTTCATCACGTTTCA TCTTCGGTCATACGACGGTCTCTACCTCGGGGTCAGTCTGATGAAGAACGACGAGATCGTCAGCGCCATCTTCACCGACGCCCACCAGAGGAACGTGATGGAAGGACAGAGCGTCATTCTCCACCTCGAGCCCGGCGACGCCCTCTATCTTCTCCTCGGTCCCTCACCCGACTTCGGCCTGCACAGCAACAATCGTAAATACGTCACTTTCAGCGGATTCATGATCTACGGCGGATACTGA